A part of Ziziphus jujuba cultivar Dongzao chromosome 8, ASM3175591v1 genomic DNA contains:
- the LOC107404147 gene encoding 5'-3' exoribonuclease 3: MGVPSFYRWLVKKYPKVVVDAIDEAKGDYSIDSSLPNPNGIEFDNLYLDMNCIIHPCFHPDDDHHPNHDGLSAAPTTFEDVFNNIFEYIDQLFSIVRPRKLLYMAIDGVAPRAKMNQQRARRFRTAKDKEIYEAEEMKLRKQFEMEGKQVLPKQESETSDSNIITPGTEFMHELSKALQRYISLRLSTDLGWKDIKVILSDANVPGEGEHKIMSFIRRQRQLPTYNPNTHHCLYGSDADLIMLALATHEIHFSILREDLLNHDQIHHSSKSVSKASISSVVKCKQPHQFLHIWILREYLELDMQICDPPKDLKLDVERLINDFIFMCFFVGNDFLPHMPTLEIHEGAIDLLMTVYKKEFKSFGGYLVDMGRILDKKAGYIKLSRVEKFILSVGAYEEKIFMKRSDLRERKLRNLCNNSNNLEEEEDSIGSLLSAAIASVENVPSTSRTLNNQCSYSEVLDSTKEFKSKIKEILKRKSDLFYNGSFGTNSVKLSSPGFKQRYYKMKFSAQSPEEVEHTRKILVKKYTEGLLWVLLYYFSSPPSWTWFYPFHYGPFTSDLKGLSQVKMKFEKGSPFKPFDQLMAVLPPRSANALPKAYQPLLLEDSSSIIDFYPNDFEVDEDGQRFSWQGICKLPFIEEERLLSETKKLDKELKEEEKVRNTEQFDRLFVRCTHRLASQTLSLPENSSEGKLDCDLSLEIGGYIHSHQIIMDLEEPHDPKPEQNVLCVLYKLPDCGIQVPHLLDGVKIPDKIITKEDLNDTQLWHEYRGSNPPHRSLNQERFGKANINGNSKFNNTPSSSQNYVLAGSGWSSASRGKPISGQDVSMHKGASLGPEWGAGRGRGKPTHPSRQMNFTGFREFTVSGPSPRSSSSDINGRVHPVNGSFWPSRNGAIQDINHAWQPSFQARGIRPGPATWNPQAGSIYTWKHTYSSVANWPSPASGSHRANSTNTRPHKSGSAANQFRPVNWDQWVGSTYAWQRRSGSTAQPSTEGSGRD; encoded by the exons ATGGGTGTTCCATCGTTCTATCGTTGGCTGGTGAAGAAGTATCCTAAAGTAGTAGTAGACGCCATTGATGAAGCTAAAGGAGACTACAGCATTGATTCAAGCTTACCAAACCCTAATGGGATTGAGTTTGATAACCTTTATCTTGACATGAACTGCATCATCCATCCCTGCTTCCACCCAGATGATGACCATCATCCTAATCATGATGGA CTCTCAGCAGCACCTACTACATTTGAAGATGtattcaataacatatttgaatACATTGATCAGCTTTTCAGTATTGTAAGGCCAAGGAAGTTGCTATACATGGCAATTG ATGGAGTTGCTCCAAGAGCAAAAATGAACCAACAACGTGCCAGGCGTTTCAGGACGGCCAAGGACAAAGAAATTTAT gaaGCAGAGGAAATGAAACTGAGAAAACAGTTTGAGATGGAAGGGAAACAAGTACTTCCAAAGCAGGAATCAGAGACTTCTGACTCTAACATAATCACACCAGGAACTGAGTTTATGCATGAATTATCAAAGGCTCTCCAAAGATATATCAGTTTACGACTAAGCACTGATTTGGGCTGGAAGGACATTAAG gtAATACTTTCTGATGCCAATGTTCCTGGTGAAGGAGAGCACAAGATAATGTCTTTCATCCGCCGTCAGAGACAGCTTCCTACATATAACCCAAACACCCACCACTGCTTATATGGCTCG GATGCTGATCTTATAATGCTTGCTTTAGCAACTCAtgaaatacatttttcaatatTGCGAGAG GATTTGCTCAATCATGATCAAATACATCACAGTTCTAAATCAGTTTCAAAAGCAAGCATTTCTTCTGTGGTAAAGTGTAAACAGCCCCATCAG TTTCTGCATATTTGGATTCTGAGGGAATATTTGGAGCTTGACATGCAAATCTGTGACCCTCCTAAAGATTTGAAATTAGATGTGGAGCGATTAATCAATGATTTTATCTTCATGTGCTTCTTTGTGGGAAATGATTTTCTTCCCCACATGCCAACTTTGGAAATCCATGAG GGTGCTATTGACTTGTTGATGACTGTTTACAAAAAAGAATTCAAGAGTTTTGGTGGATATCTGGTTGATATGGGCCGG ATCCTGGACAAAAAGGCAGGTTATATCAAACTATCAAGAGTAGAGAAATTTATACTCTCGGTTGGTGCATATGAggagaaaattttcatgaaaagatCAGATTTACGAGAACGCAAGCTCAGAAATCTTTGCAATAATTCTAATAAT CTGGAGGAAGAAGAGGACAGCATTGGAAGTTTATTGTCTGCTGCAATTGCATCAGTGGAAAATGTTCCTTCTACAAGCAGAACGCTAAACAATCAATGCTCTTATTCTGAA GTTTTGGATAGTACAAAGGagtttaaaagtaaaataaaagaaatcctCAAAAGAAAATCTGACCTGTTTTACAATGGCAGTTTTGGGACTAACAGT GTGAAATTGAGTTCTCCTGGGTTCAAACAAAGATACtacaaaatgaaattttcagCGCAAAGCCCAGAAGAAGTTGAACACacaaggaaaattttg GTTAAGAAGTACACAGAAGGTCTACTCTGGGTTCTTTTGTACTATTTTTCAAGTCCACCATCATGGACATG GTTCTACCCTTTCCATTATGGACCATTTACATCTGATCTGAAGGGCTTATCACAGgttaaaatgaaatttgaaaaaggTTCACCATTTAAACCATTTGATCAACTTATGGCTGTCTTACCTCCAAGAAG TGCTAATGCATTACCAAAAGCTTATCAGCCACTTCTACTTGAGGACAGTTCCAGTATTATTGATTTCTATCCTAATG ATTTTGAAGTTGATGAGGATGGACAACGTTTTTCATGGCAG GGAATATGTAAGCTTCCATTTATAGAAGAGGAACGCCTTCTCTCAGAGactaaaaaattagataaagaacTAAAG gaagaagaaaaagtgcGAAACACAGAACAATTCGATCGGCTGTTTGTGCGATGCACACATAGGTTGGCATCACAAACTTTGTCACTTCCTGAAAATAGTAGTGAGGGCAAGTTAGACTGCGATTTGAG TCTGGAAATTGGTGGTTATATACATTCTCATCAAATCATTATGGATTTGGAAGAGCCACATGATCCAAAACCAGAACAGAATGTCTT ATGCGTGCTGTACAAGTTGCCTGATTGTGGTATTCAAGTTCCTCATCTTCTAGACGGTGTAAAAATTCCTGACAAG ATCATTACCAAAGAAGACCTCAATGACACCCAACTTTGGCATGAATATCGAGGATCTAATCCCCCCCACAG GTCTCTGAACCAGGAAAGGTTTGGAAAAGCAAATATCAATGGAAACTCGAAGTTTAACAATACGCCAAGCTCATCTCAGAATTACGTACTTGCTGGTTCTGGATGGTCAAGTGCTAGTAGGGGAAAACCTATCAGCGGTCAAGATGTGTCCATGCACAAAGGTGCCAGTTTGGGTCCTGAATGGGGTGCTGGAAGGGGAAGAGGAAAACCAACCCATCCCTCTAGGCAGATGAATTTTACGGGGTTCAGGGAATTTACAGTTTCAGGTCCAAGCCCAAGGTCCTCCTCATCTGATATTAATGGAAGAGTTCATCCAGTGAACGGCAGTTTCTGGCCATCTAGAAATGGGGCAATTCAAGATATTAATCATGCTTGGCAGCCAAGTTTTCAAGCCAGGGGTATTCGGCCTggtccagccacttggaatccACAAGCGGGCTCAATATACACCTGGAAACACACTTACAGTTCTGTAGCAAACTGGCCTAGTCCTGCCTCTGGGAGCCATCGAGCCAATTCAACAAATACTAGGCCACACAAATCAGGTTCAGCAGCAAACCAGTTTCGTCCAGTCAATTGGGACCAATGGGTTGGTTCAACATACGCATGGCAACGTCGTTCTGGTTCGACTGCACAACCTTCAACGGAAGGCAGCGGCAGAGACTGA
- the LOC107404156 gene encoding uncharacterized protein LOC107404156, with translation MSKYGLNLRPNKNKQPSKPPLPTPFGFGNDDDNDVEREISRHASKNKSLKDIEEQQRKALEEDPSVFDYDGVYDEMKNKAVQPRAQERQERKPKYITALLKKTEERKREQDIVYERKLEKERKKEDHLYAEKDKFVTSAYKKKLAEQAKWMEEERLRKIREEKEDVTKKTDLSDFYFNLGKNVAFGARDAELRKQEKQDELRKAEKHGVETHATTLDKNRSSNTSNSVSESSRVREEHRGETSISERSESSEVKTVSKTTLSGSSEVKPTTNMTVPDNSSVGQPAVEQPKTHHHKRSEDAVAAAKERFLARKRAKEQ, from the exons ATGAGTAAGTATGGGTTGAACCTCAGGCCAAACAAAAACAAGCAGCCCTCAAAGCCACCTCTTCCTACTCCTTTTGGTTTTGGAAATGATGATGACAATGATGTTGAGAGAGAAATTTCTCGCCATGCTTCCAAGAACAAGTCTCTTAAGGAT ATTGAGGAGCAGCAAAGGAAAGCCTTGGAAGAGGACCCCTCTGTGTTTGATTATGATGGAGTTTAtgatgaaatgaaaaataaagctGTCCAACCTAGGGCACAAGAACGTCAAGAGAGAAAG CCAAAATATATTACGGCTCTACTTAAAAAGACAGAAGAACGAAAGCGGGAGCAAGATATAGTATATGAGAGAAAActtgaaaaagagagaaagaaagaggacCACCTATATGCAGAAAAGGACAAATTTGTGACAAGTGCTTACAAAAAGAAACTTGCAGAGCAAGCAAAATGGATGGAGGAAGAACGTTTGCGCAAAATTAGGGAGGAAAAAGAGGAT GTTACCAAGAAGACTGACTTGAGTGATTTTTATTTCAACCTTGGAAAAAATGTTGCTTTTGGCGCAAGAGATGCTGAGCTAAGGAAACAAGAGAAGCAGGATGAGTTAAGGAAGGCAGAAAAGCATGGTGTTGAAACGCATGCAACAACTTTGGACAAGAATAGGTCATCAAACACCTCAAATTCAGTATCAGAGTCTTCAAGGGTGAGAGAAGAACACCGAGGTGAAACTTCTATTTCTGAAAGAAGTGAGTCCTCTGAGGTGAAGACAGTTTCAAAGACAACACTATCGGGGTCCTCTGAAGTGAAGCCAACTACAAATATGACAGTGCCTGACAATTCTTCAGTTGGACAGCCAGCAGTGGAACAACCAAAAACTCACCATCATAAAAGAAGTGAAGATGCTGTGGCTGCAGCTAAAGAGCGCTTTCTGGCACGAAAGAGGGCAAAAGAACAATAA